A DNA window from Deltaproteobacteria bacterium contains the following coding sequences:
- a CDS encoding type II toxin-antitoxin system HicB family antitoxin, with the protein MLIEHVNKAMSKAVYDKLEDGTFSGNIPQCPGVVAFGETLYQCQQELRSSLEGWLLVKIRHGDKLPVIGRINLNKRMPVSQKAIAHG; encoded by the coding sequence ATGCTTATTGAACATGTCAATAAAGCGATGAGTAAGGCGGTTTACGATAAGCTGGAAGATGGCACTTTCTCGGGCAATATTCCGCAGTGTCCTGGCGTCGTCGCTTTTGGAGAAACACTGTATCAATGCCAGCAAGAATTGAGATCTTCTCTTGAGGGATGGTTGCTTGTAAAAATCAGGCATGGTGATAAATTGCCGGTGATAGGCAGGATTAATCTAAACAAAAGAATGCCTGTTTCTCAAAAGGCGATCGCCCATGGGTAA